In Oryza glaberrima chromosome 8, OglaRS2, whole genome shotgun sequence, the following are encoded in one genomic region:
- the LOC127782034 gene encoding uncharacterized protein LOC127782034 — MLSAAHGGGVHHDHRGDYHPDQRYGNGGEEARQQQHWWRAPRDQLTHHPRGRRAHRSGPLEWTAAVVFTVLAVVVLVAAVAVLVVVLLLQPRAPYLAIRSARLDDLVYDQQGALEAALSLGVAAENGNARSGATFSDFELRLVFHRVVIAILRADPFDVPPKGSLPLGYVVRSSGIPLDSSGMAAMEAALADGVVPFTVSGQASTRWKVGGLVPFKYWTRLRCDLRFFWPNGTAVDLSCSSKPKSKSS; from the coding sequence ATGTTAagcgcggcgcacggcggcggcgtccaccaTGATCACCGGGGTGATTACCACCCCGACCAGCGgtacggcaacggcggcgaggaggccagACAACAGCAGCATTGGTGGCGGGCGCCGCGGGACCAGCTGACGCACCACCCGCGGGGGCGGAGGGCGCACCGGTCGGGCCCGCTGgagtggacggcggcggtggtgttcACGGTGCTCGCCGTGGTGGTGCtcgtcgcggcggtggccgtgctggtggtggtgctgctgctgcagccgcgGGCGCCGTACCTCGCCATCCGGTCGGCGCGGCTCGACGACCTCGTCTACGATCAGCAAGGGGCGCTGGAGGCGGCGCTGTCGCTGGGCGTCGCCGCCGAGAACGGCAACGCGAGGTCGGGCGCCACCTTCTCCGACTTCGAGCTCCGCCTCGTGTTCCACCGCGTGGTCATCGCCATCCTCCGCGCCGACCCGTTCGACGTCCCGCCCAAGGGGTCGCTGCCGCTGGGCTACGTGGTGCGCTCGTCGGGGATCCCGCTGGACAGCTCCGGCATGGCCGCCAtggaggcggcgctcgccgacggcgtcgtGCCGTTCACCGTGTCCGGCCAGGCGAGCACGCGGTGGAAGGTGGGTGGCCTCGTCCCGTTCAAGTACTGGACGCGCCTACGCTGCGACCTCCGATTCTTCTGGCCCAATGGCACCGCCGTCGACCTCAGCTGCAGCTCCAAGCCCAAATCCaagagcagctag